The genomic DNA GTCTAATAAAGGTGTTTTAGAAGGTTACTTTAAAAAGCTTGAAAAGAAAAAAAATTTAGGTCAAGGTATATCTAGGCATTTAGAATAAAAAAAGTTAAATGTGAGAAAATAAGTTTAAATAAACTTTAAGAGGTGACATCGATGAAAAAATTAGCTAGTACTGCTTTGGCTATATTAATTGCGCTTACTCCTTTAAGCTTTTCTTTTGCAAATAATAAGGAAAATGCTGATGCCAACCAACTAAATATATCTTCAAAATCAGCAATTTTGATGGATGTTGGTAGTGGACAAATTTTATATGAAAAGGATGCTCATAAAAAGCTTCCTCCTGCTAGTGTAACTAAGGTAATGACTATGCTACTTATAGTAGAAGCTTTGGATTCAGGCAAGATTAAGCTTGATGATGAAGTTCAAGTAAGTGAAACTGCATCTAGTATGGGTGGTAGTCAAATATTCCTAGAGCCAGGAGAAACTCAAAAGGTTGATACATTATTAAAAGGTATAGCTGTTGCTTCTGCAAATGATGCTTGTGTTGCTATGGCTGAACACTTAGCTGGAAGTGTTGAAGGATTTGTTGATAGAATGAATGCTAAAGCAAAAGAGTTAAATATGAATGATACTCATTTTGCAAATACAAATGGACTTCCAGTTGCAAACCACTATACATCTGCTCATGATATAGCTTTAATGTCTAGAGAACTATTAAAACACGAAATGATAAGTAAATACTTAACTACATGGATGGATAAGGTTGTAGTAGGGAAGAAACAAGTTACAGTAGGTCTTGCAAATACTAATAAACTTATAAAGCATTATCAAGGAGCAACTGGTGTTAAAACTGGTTTTACTCAAGAAGCAAAATACTGTTTATCAGCATCTGCAAAGAGAGGTAATACTCATCTAGTTGCTGCAACTTTAGGAGCAGAGACTTCTCCAGAAAGATTTAATGATGCCTCTAGCCTTTTAAACTATGGATTTGCTAATTATGAAAGTGTTAAGTTATGTAGTAAAGGTGATAATATAGCAACACTTACATTGGATAAGGCTGATGAAAACAAAGTTAAATTGGTTGCTAAAGAAGATTTAAATACTCTTATTAAAAAAGGAAGTTCTAAAGAATTTGAGAAGAAAATTGAAATAGTAAAAAATCCTAAGATGCCAATTAAAAAGGGAACTGTTTTAGGAAAAATAAAGATATGTAAAGATAAAAAAGTAATAGGCGAAGTG from Clostridioides difficile ATCC 9689 = DSM 1296 includes the following:
- a CDS encoding D-alanyl-D-alanine carboxypeptidase family protein, which translates into the protein MKKLASTALAILIALTPLSFSFANNKENADANQLNISSKSAILMDVGSGQILYEKDAHKKLPPASVTKVMTMLLIVEALDSGKIKLDDEVQVSETASSMGGSQIFLEPGETQKVDTLLKGIAVASANDACVAMAEHLAGSVEGFVDRMNAKAKELNMNDTHFANTNGLPVANHYTSAHDIALMSRELLKHEMISKYLTTWMDKVVVGKKQVTVGLANTNKLIKHYQGATGVKTGFTQEAKYCLSASAKRGNTHLVAATLGAETSPERFNDASSLLNYGFANYESVKLCSKGDNIATLTLDKADENKVKLVAKEDLNTLIKKGSSKEFEKKIEIVKNPKMPIKKGTVLGKIKICKDKKVIGEVELINTKDINKASYLQMLQRIIDNMI